The Planktothrix agardhii NIES-204 genomic interval GCAAATAACTCTAAAAAATGGCGGGTCATACTATTTAATTTTACCCCTTTTTGTAACCAATATTCCAGATAGGGATACATAGCTTCTATGACTTCTTGACGGGTCAAGGGAGGTGTCTTTTCTCCATAGATTTCTTGATCCGCCGTTGCAAACAAATAGGGGTGATCATAGGCGGCGCGTCCGATCATCACAGCATCAACAAATTGCAATTGATCTTTAACTTCTGCTAAGGTTTTAAACCCGCCATTAATTTCAATAAATAGCTGGGGAAACTCTTGTTTTAAACGATGAACTTCTTCATATCTTAATGGGGGAATAGTCCGGTTTTCTTTGGGGCTTAAACCCTGTAACCAAGCTTTGCGTGCATGAACAATAAAATGTTGACATCCGGCGTTAGCAACTATTCTGACAAAATGCGCCATATATTCATATTTGTCCTGGTCATCAATACCAATTCGATGTTTAATTGTCACCGGAATATTAACGACTTTTTGCATTGCTTCCACTGCTTTAGCTACTAACTCCGGTTGCGCCATTAAACAAGCCCCAAAATTACCATTCTGCACCCGATCACTGGGACATCCCACGTTTAAATTAACCTGGTCATATCCCATATCTTCGGCTATTTTAGCGCAAGTTGCCAGATGATTCGGATTATCTCCTCCTAATTGTAATACTAGGGGTTTTTCTTCGGGTGAAAATCCCAATAATTGCTCTTGATCTCCATGCAAAATTGCCGCCGTTGTCACCATTTCGGTATATAGCAAAGTTCGCCGGGTGATTTGTCGCATAAAATAGCGATAATGGCGATCGGTGCGATCCATCATTGGTGCAATACTGAGGGGATAAACCTGATTTGAGGTGACAATTGAGGTCGGAAGATTCATGGAATTTAGGATTTTGTGGCTTTTAATTCTAAGGTGATTTTGAGTTTTCCACTCACGGGGTTAGACGGTTGCCAAGTTAAGAGCGATCGGCGAATTTTATCAATAATCATTGCCTGTTTTATATTATTATCTAAATCCAGATTAGAGTCAATATCATCAAAAATGGCTCGTTGGACATTTCCTTGATCAATAATCATTTCAAAGGTCACTTTTCCATTGATTTGATCGGCTAAATTTAAGCCTTGTAAATAACGGTTGAGGTCATTAATTAGGGTGCGATCGCTAATTCCTGCAACTTCAACAACTGTTATTTTTACAGGACTATTTCCGACTGCATTAATATTTGTGGGTTCCGGGTTTATTCCCCAAATAGGAGGAGGCGGTGGCGCAATTTCTGGACTACGTTGACCGCCATAATTATTATAACCAGATGCAGAACGAGTTGGCCCGAAATTAATAGGAGCAGATGAGGGTAATTGAGCAGGTTTGGGTGTGCCAAAAATACCATCATAACTCACCCCTTGGGGCAATTCTAGGGGAACTTCTACGGTTTGACGGGTTCCATTGGGATCGACTCTAACTTCTTCGCTGACGGCGATAAAAGCGGTATATTCTGATAGTAATTGATAGGATAAAGCGGTGCGTGTTACCCCTTCAACCCCTGACTTTGTTTCCCCGGAAAACATTTGATTCATCAGGTCTTTAATTCTCGCCCGTCCCCACAATTTAGCAATGGCAATGTTACCAGATTCGTTATTATTGATCTCAGGAAAATTAACGGTTAAGGTTTGTTCATAGCGATCGCCTTTTGCGGTTATTCCGGTGATTTTTAATAAGCCATTACGCCGATCTAATTTACGCCCAAACAACACTAAAGGTTGATTATCAAACAAATCTGATAAGCTGATCGGATAAATTTCGGGTTTTAATCCTTCCCCTTGCCAAGTGATTTCCATATCTGTTAGAATGGGGTTATTAATTTGTTTGAAAAAAGTTTCCACAACGGTTTCTGTAGGTTCATCTTGACGCACAATTTGGGTTGTTCCCCGGCCGATTTCTCCCAAACGATTAAGTAAAAAAAGATTGACAGAACTTCCCACCCCAAAGGCGTACAATCTATTTCCGGGTTTAAGTTTATTTTGAACTTCTGCAATTATTTCTTGATCATTTCCAATATATCCATCTGTTAATAAAACGATACTACGTAGGCGACCCGTCGGGGGAGAGGGAAATTTCATTACCGTCTGGATTCCATTTAATAATTCCGTCCCGCCATTAGCTTCTAATTGATTAATATAATTCAAGGCTTTTTGTCGGTTAGCGGCGGTATTTTCTAGGGGAGTTTCTGATAGGGTATTGGTGGTATTGGCAAAATCAATAATATTAAAGGTATCTTCGGAATTTAATCCTTGAATAAATCTTTTCATTAATTCTTGAGATTTTTTCAGGGGTTCTCCTTCTTGGGAACCGGAGGTATCCATCAGAAAAATAACATCTTTCGCAATAATTTGATTAGGATTATAACTAATTGCAGGTAACAAATAGGCGGCAAAATGTCCTCCCTGTTGATCTACTTCTGTTAATACCGATGCTCTGGTATTTTCTCCTGAAATCTGATATCTTAGAATTAGATCTTTATTGGGAATTTGATCGGATTGATCTAAACTAACAAATATCCGATTTCCCTGCTGTTGGGTAATAATTTTATGGGAAGTTGATCGGACATTTTCAATCGCAACCCCCGCATCAATTTCAACATCAACTTGAATTTTATGGGGGGATTTTGTCTCTCGGTCAATAATTGGTGACGTGATCCGATCCGCATCGGGAACTTGATCGGTATTGGGTTGATTTTTATTAATTAATTGACCGGGAATATAACGGGGGCCAACTACCATCGGAAACACAAATTCATAGTTTCCCCCTTCAAATTTTAATTGATCAATATAGCGAATCGTTACGGATATTTGTTCGCCGGGTTGAATATTAGCTACAGACTGAGTAAATATATTATCTCTTTCCTGTTCTAATAATGCGGTGGTGCGACCTTGAGCTTTAGCCCGTTGATAGATTTCCTTGGCGTCTTCTCGGGTTTCAATTTTGGATTTTATGGTGCGATCGCCTATTTTAATTACCATCTGATCAACGGCGGCTTGATCGGGAAGGGGAAATACATAAATCGCTTCTAAAGGTTCTTTAAAAGGATTTTCAAAGGTTTGAGAAACTTCAACCTGTGAAACATTCCCCGAAATTTTAGCCTTAACCTGGGTTTGTTTTAATGGAAAAACTTGGCTTTTAGTTTCAGATTGAACATATAAATTGCCTAATTGTTTATCCATGGTTTGTTGAGGAAGTTGTGCTAATTTTAATACTGAGGATTGACGATTCAACTGTTGAGATAAAATAGCAAAACTTGGGGGAGTATTTACCATAAAATTCAAACTATTGAAAATCATAATTCCCAAGGAAAGCCCAGCTATATTTGATAAAGAGTTCATAAATAAAATTGTCATTATTTGAGTTAGACTATTAATTGGAGATACTCACTAAGACCCGATTCTGATTATAAACGTTCCTGAGTCAGATCACTTTTTTACAGTCCCAAAACGACCGGAGGAAAAGCTACAATTTTTGTCTGTGAATAGTGATTGTATCGTTTGTTACTTCGTCTGAATCATCAGATTTTCAGGAAAATTCAGCAGGGACTAAATAAACGGCTATAATCTGAGGTTGGGTTATGAATAAAACCGATCTAATCCGTTCCCAAATTATTTACTATTGAGTTCTAATGCTTCCAAATCAAACCCTAATTCGGATTTTTATAAGTACGGGAGAAGTCTCTGGCGATTTACAAGGGTCAATGTTAATTGAAGCCTTATTTAGACAAGCTAAAAATCAGAATATCCCTATAGAAATTATAGCATTAGGCGGGGAAAAAATGGCCGCAGCCGGAGCAATATTATTAGGAAATACTACAGGAATTGGTTCCGTTGGGCTTTTAGAATCTTTACCATATATTATTCCGACTTATTTAATTCAGCAAAAAACTAAACAATATTTAAAAAATCATCCCCCCGATATTGTAATTTTAATTGATTATATGGGGCCGAATATTGGTATCGGAAATTTTATTAAAAATCACTTCCCCAAATTGCCGATTTTTTATTATATTGCACCGCAAGAATGGGTGTGGTCATTAGGTTCAAAGAGTACGGAACAAATTATTAAATTAACCGACAAAATTTTAGCGATTTTTCCAGAAGAAGCCCGTTATTTTAAATCAAAAGGTGCCCAGGTAACTTGGGTGGGTCATCCTTTATTAGACCGGATGAAAACGGCCCCCAGTAGAGAAGAATCTCGGATCAAATTAGGGATGAAACCCGATGAAATTGCGATCGCTTTACTTCCGGCTTCCCGATGGCAAGAAATTAAATATTTAATGCCAATATTATTAGAAGCTGCTAAACAAATTCAAGTCAAAATTCCTGGGGTTAAATTTTGGATTCCCGTATCTTTACCCGAATATTATAAAACCATAGAAACCGCCATTAAAAACTATCAATTAAATGCGGTTTTAGTTTCAACAAAAGCAGGAAATTGTCAAACCTTAGAAGTAATATCCGCCGCTGATTTAGCAATTACCAAATCAGGAACCGTTAACTTAGAAATTGCCTTATTAAATGTTCCCCAAGTTGTGGTTTATCGAGTCAGTAATTTAACCGCTTGGCTGGTTCGTCGTTTCTTAAATTTTTCAGTTCCGTTTATATCCCCAACTAATTTAGTCCAAATGCAAGCCATCGTGCCTGAACTTGTTCAAGAAGAAGTGACTCCTGAAAATATTGTGCGAGAGGCAATAGAATTGCTAACTAATCAACCCAAAAGACAGAAAATATTAAATCACTATCAACAGATGAAACAGGCATTAGGAGAGGAAGGAGTGTGCGATCGGGCGGCGTTAGAAATTCTCAGTAGTATAGCAGGGAACACCGGATCAGTAAACAGTGAATGAGTTTGCTGGATTTAGAAGTGTCCTAACTGTAATGCGTAGCGCTATAGTGGTCAAGCCACTGTTCAGTTAATTCCTACCAAGCGACTTGACCCAGTTTGATTTTTGGATGCTGTCGCCACCATCTCAGGCACAGGTCTGGACTCTTGATCATACTCCTCACGAATTCCCATCCGCTAGTTCCGATACTCCAGAGTCTTGCACACTAACCAGGGACGCACCAACAACCCAACAAACCCGAAAGCCGTTGTTGTTGTTGAAGTTGTCGGGGGTGTTCCTGTCACGATTAGCAGAACGGCAGTTATCAGGATTGTTGATCCACGAACCGCCCCGCAGACATTGGGATGCCTGTCCCTTCTCTACTCCCTCGTCCAAGCGAGTGAAGCAAATATCTGTTGGCGCAAATGCCAGGTATCTCCGTGGGCGAGGTGGGCGAACCAACTGTTGAGCGATCGCATCACGTGAGATGAGTAGATTTTACCTTGAATGGTGTCTCGTTTGAGTCGCCTTAACCGTCTTCTTCCCCGTCTGAGGTTTTCGGTTCTGACCCGTATTGTGTGGGGAAAAACACGAAATCCCATAAAGTTTCCGCCGTGTTTGGTTTCAAATAGTTGGCTTTTTATCGGGTGAATTTTTAAGCGAAATTGGGCTAAATATTCCTCTAGGGCTATTCGACAGTCGGCTAAAAAGATAGGGTCATCTGAGAACAGGGCAAAATCATCGACATAACGAACATATTTGCTAACTTTGAGTTGTTCTTTGATAAAATGATCGAAAGGATTTAGATAAATATTAGCAAAGGATTGACTGGTTAAATTCCCAATGGGTAAACCTCGTTTTCTTTCTAGGGGTGTTAATAAATTATCTCCAGGGAAATACTCAATCACGGGAATCTGTTCGTTACTTTGATCAATAATTAGATCAATTAACCAGAGGGTCTCTTTACATTTAATCTTACGGCGAATAACAGTTTTAAGAATTTCGTGATCAATACTGGGAAAATATTTTTTTAGATCACACAGAAGGACGTAGCGACTGGAACGGGCAAATTGAGTAAACCGTTTTAAAGCTTTATGGGTTCCAAATCCAATCCGGTTGGCGTAGGAATCGGCAATAAAGGTACGTTCAAATATAGGATAAATGACTGCACAGAGGGCATGGTGAACGACACGATCTCGATAGGGAGCGGCGGAAATCATCCGACGTTTAGGTTCAACGATTTCAAAGGTTCTATATTCTCCAGGTGCATAGGTTTTTGTGGTTAATTCTTGTTTGAGTTGAGCCAGTTCTAGTTCTAAGTTATAGTTAAATTTGAGAACATTGGGACGAAATCTTTTACCCCGTTGGGCTTTTTTGGTGGCGGCGTAGAGGTTTTCAAAGGCAATGATTTGGGGCCAGAGGTTGCCGTATCGTTTCATGGCTTTTTCTTGCGATTTTGTTGCTGTTTTATCCATCCCCCTAAATCCGTTCCAATATCGTTAATTTGTTGTCCAGCAAATTCATAGCGGTCTAGGGAGATGAGTTGAAAGTCTAACAACATTCGGGTTTGGTAACGCAGAATATCGAGTTGACTGTTTAACGATTCTAAATAGGAAAGTTTTTCGGCTGAATATCTTGCCAAAATTAGGGTTTCTAAGATATCATAGAGACAGTTGATCATGCGATCGCCTAACATGAATTTGTGATCCTTGGGCAAACGGTTTAGAATGGGGACATACCATTTAATCAAATCGTAGGTTTTTTGGATAATTGGGAGTTCTTCCATTAACAAAACTTAATGTTTTAGAAAAAAATAAAAATCCTCGCTTCGCTCGGACACAAGGGAAGAAGGGATAAAGAAAAAAGAAGGGTAGAGGGCAAAAGAGCTAAAGAAAACAGGGCTAAGAAGCCTGCACACTAACCAGGGACGCACCAACAACCCAACAAACCCGAAAGCCGTAGCTGCTGTCGAAGCCGTCGGGGGCGTACCTGACACGACTAGCAGAACGGCAGTTACCAGGATTGCTGACCCACGAACCGCCCCGCAGACAATGAGATCTTTCATCACTTAATAAGTTGACTAAATTTTCAACACTATAGATTTGATAACGATTATCATTCTTATTCTGCTCATCCCAAACTTCCCCTTGTGTTGGTGCTCCTTCATAGTTTTCATGCCAAGGGTCGGCGCACCATTCCCAGACATTACCATGTAGATCATACAACCCAAAGGCGTTGGGAGGGAATTGACCAACAGGGGTGGTTTCCTGTCGATATATTCCCTTGGGTTCCTCTGCATAGGTTTCAGTTCCATCATAATTGGCTAAATCACTGGTTAGGGTTTCTCCAAAGTAAAATGGGGTGGTAGTTCCAGCGCGACAAGCATATTCCCATTGGGCTTCTGAGGGTAAACGGTAGGGGCGTCCGGTGCGTTGCAGCAGTCGGGCACAAAATTCTACCGCATCGTACCAGGAAACGTTTTCTACGGGTCGGTTTGAACCCCCCCTAGCCCCCCCTTGAAAGGGGAGGAACTGGAAGTTTCGCTTTCTAAGGGGGGTTGGGGGGAAACTCCTGAAGCCCCCCTTTCAAGGGGGGTTGGGGGGGTATCTTTAAATTCAGAACAGTCAGGATCAAGATCCCGTTGAATTTTGGGCCAGTTAGCCACGGCTTTCCATTGGGCTTGAGTAATAGGATATTTGGCCATGAAAAAAGGAGGCACTGTAACTTGATGTTGGGGGTCTTCGTCATCGTCTCCTTCCCCCTCCGGTGAACCCATGCGGAACGTCCCCCCAGGAATATAAACCATATCTAAGGTGACTCCATCCCCCAGGTCTTCGGTGAAATATCGGGCTTGTTCGGGTTCCTGTTTGGGTTCCTGTTTGATAATTTCACCCTTTTTGTTAACAGTAACGGTTTCAAAACTAAAGGTTTTCAGAGGAATGCGACCGAGTACACTACCCGGTTTTGCCAGTTCAACTCCCGCTAAAGTAACGGTTTCCTCCTGACCTAAATATTGTTCCCAGTCCCGTTGGGCGTTTTCGGTTTCTCGACGAATACCTCGCGCTTCGGCGCCATATCCTTTAGCCGCAATTAATAAGGGTTGATATTTTTTATCGGTTAAAACCGAGGATAGGGTTTGTGCTAATTCCGACCACTGGACTAACTCGGATTTATTATTTTCTAAATAGGCTTTTTTCAAGGATTTTGCCAACTGTTGCACGGCTTCATCCTGTTGGTCAGTATAGGCTAAGGCAGCCCATTGTTGTCGTTCATAAAGACTCCCTAACCAATGGGGAAGTGTAGATTTTAGCTGTTTTTTTAGGTATTTAATGATAAAATCAGATAATTCTTTTAGTCGTTTTTCTCCTTCTTGGTCTGTGAGTTTGATCAATAATTGATTACGGATATCTGGTTCTATTTCATAGAGTTCTATTAATTCTTCTTCCACGGGTTGGCAAAAGTCTGATAACAATATATCCGCTACTGCATACCAAGGAAGTTCAAGTTTAGGGTGAAAAGGGACTAAAAATTTTTTCCAAAGACGATAGAGAAGGTCTGGAGTTAAAGTTAGGGGAAAGGCGGCATGGGACGCTAGGTTTAAATAGGAATTACCGTATTGTTGGGTAAAGCTATTAATTCGACTGGTGGCGTCGAAGTCCCAGTTAAGAGAACCCCCCCAACCTCCATTGGTAAGGGGGGAGTTAGAGTCTTGGGAAGTTTCTGGGGAAGAACCCCCCAACCCCCCTTGTTAAGGGGGGAGTTAGAGTTAGTCCCTTTAGTAAGGGGGGAGAAAGAGTCACCCCAGCGTAGCCAGCACAGCATTTTTTGATATTCTGCGGGTGTGAGGGCAAACATCGGGACTTGTTTGGGGTATATTTTGGCGATATCCTCCGCAGTCGTATCTAACCAACGGTGACGGGGGAGAGGGTTTAACCAAGCGACACGGGAAACGGTATCGGTGAGGAAGTTGAGAAATTCTACGGTTTCGTCCCAACGGTCAGGGACTGAACGTTGTTTCGCTGCGCCAGCATCACTAATAATTAAAGCAACGGTATTGTTAGGGGAAAATTGGCTTAAAATTTCGATATCTTCCCCTTTTCGCAGTTGGGGGTCAAGATATAAGCTATCGGTTGGGCAGTTATGGAAATAGTAAACCGTCGCGTCTGACCACAGGTTAACCCAATGGCGACAAAGGGGATGAAAGGGCGCCATTGAGCCTTTTTGGTCGATGAGTAATAGGACTTTTGGAGGTATTTCTAGGGTCTGGGTGGGGGCGAAAACAGGTTTAATGAAAAAACCATCTTTGGTAATTTGTTCAACGGTAGCGGGAATATCTATTTCTTTGAAAAAGGTTTTTGGACGTTGAGGTTTAAAGGTTTCCCATCCTTTCCGCAGTTGTTGACGACTTACGGGGAAATAATACCTTTCTTGCCAATTTACAGAAATAGCAGTTCCCACTTGCAGGTTTTGGTTTTCAATTGTTAGGTATTCTTCTAATTCTCCATCGCCCCCATTTCCAAGGGGGGTTGGGGGGGTCTCAACAGAATTTTCTGGAGTAGTGACTAATTGTTGTTTACCTCCATCGCCCCCATTTCCAAGGGGGGTTGGGGGGGTCTTATCGGGGTTTTTTGAACTTAAAATTAACTCTTGCCAACAGTCTTCAAACCGATGTTGTTCTTCTGGAGATTTAACCCAAACGGCTTGACAAAGGTATTTTATTTTATCAAAATTAGTCGGATCAAAACCATCATCAATAGACTGGGTTAAGGCTTCCACAGCAAAATTATACTGGTCAATTCCTAAGGGAAAATCAGCTTTTTTGAGTAGGTTAAATAATTTTCGCAGTGGTAAAGCGGTTGTCATTTTTGAGGTTAGGTTTTACAGGGTTATAGAGTTCTGAGATCCATTTCTGGCGTAGGTCTGTAGGCGCGCCTCGCCCCTACAGACCCGTTGAATCATTAGGTTAAATATCCTGATAACTATTAGAACTCTGATGATCTTTACATAACGTACTTGGTAGAGGAATTCCTGGTTTTTCGAGCATAGCCTTAATTTCCCCCGTAGGATAGTCATAAAGGGCTTTAAACCAATCAATTAATTCACTGGTACTAACTTGTTTAGGAAGTTCATCTTCTTCCATTGCTGCTCGCAGTTCCAGAAATTTATCTAAAGCATTTTTAACTATGATAGCCGGAGGATTCTTAAACCGACTATTAATAATTTCGGTTAACCGTATGCTATCAGGAAATTCCACATAATGATATAAACACCGTCGCAAAAAGGCACTGGGAAGTTCCTGTTCTCGGTTAGAGGTAATAATAATAATCGGTGGTGCAGCTTTATTAGCACGTTCCCAACGGGGTTCGCCATTGTCTTCTCGAATTTCTTTAACTAGGAATTTTTGTTGGTCAATAGCTAATAATAAATCATTGGGTAAATCTTTATCCGCTTTATCAATTTCATCAATTAAAACAATAGTCCGACAGTCCTGTTCTCGAAAGGCATATCCTAATGGCCCCCAGTTAATAAAATTTTCTGGGGAACAGGGGTCAATACTTTTATCTTGTACCTCTTCTTTAGCTAATTGCGCGGCTTGAAGTCTCCCGACATAATCATAAGTATAAAAGCCATCCTGAGCTTTACTGGTAGATTGAATATTCCAGAGTCTATATTTCCATAGAATATCAGGATAACGTTTATTTAATTGATAAGCAACCGCCGCCGCTAACTGACTTTTACCACATCCGGGCTCTCCTTCCAAGAGTAACGGACGGTTAAGACGAATGGCTAAAGTAACCGCTTCTACTAACCCATCACTGGGATAATAGGGATAGATTTCTTGGTCAACTAAATCACTCCATTCTCCGCCTTGAGGGGGTTGAAATTCTCCAGTTTCATCTTTTTTATATTGAATTTTGGTGTTAGGGTTTATCGGTGTGGTTAGGTGTTCCATTGTCGAATTAAGTCCTCATATTGGCAGTTAAAAATTCTCGATATCTCCTTCAAGAGCTTAACAGTATCAAGATCTTTCCCAGAAATTATATACTTTCCGAGTAAATTTTGAACTATGACCTGGGTTTCCGCCACCGAGTTTACAATCTTCTGATTAAATTTTGAAGATGATTTTGCATTTAGATTGAAAATTAAATCTTCTAAATCATTTGAAGTAAATGGTGTTAAGGGCATTTCTTTAATATAAGGTTGCAAAATCTTTCTATCTTGCCATTGTGTTTGCCAATCATGTCCTGATCCTTGAGCAACTAGAAACAGCAAAATCTTTCCCTTTTGTTGACCCCTATTTTTTTCTAAAACTCTTTGCCAACAGTTTTTAATAAAATATTCTAGTTTCTCCAAATCATGCTGATCAATTTTAAAATTAAAAATTAAAAACAAATAACTATTATTCAATGTTCTACTTAAAGAATCCATTGAGTAGGTTATATTAAATTCTGTTACCATTTCCTCTTTACTTTTTTTATCATGAGTTATTTTTCTTGGCACAATTTTTAACTTATCTCGGTCTTCAATTTCATGTTGAATTCTTCGCAATACCCAGAATTTTTGACAAGGACATTTATGTACTAATAAAAAAGCTTGAGTATGATCCTCAACATCATTTTCTTTAAAGATTCTAATTTGAGAACTGTGATTAAAAGCATTTAATTCTGAAACTAGAGCCTGGACTTTAAGTATATTAATCTCAGGAGAATCACTCTTTATTTTTTCAAAAAACAATTGATAATTTTCCGCTATACCCAAAGCATTCCAGAAAGCCGCAAAAATATCTTCTTCAATTTCTTTTTCAATCTGTAAAAATTTAATCCAATTAGGAATAGTAATATTATGAAATCTAACTTTTTTTTGTTTTGAAAGAATTAAGTTATCGATTATTTCTCCCAAAGATATTCTTGGCAGACCAGGATTGATAAAGTCTTCATTTACATATTGTATAACAATATCTTGACAAGGTTCTCCTTTCCTATTTCCTGATTCTTTCTTAACAAAAACTTCATTGTAATTTATCCAGTCTAAAAAATCTTGTATAGGAATATCAACATCATCCTTCAGTCCGTCCTTTTTAAACTCCTTAGCAAAAGCGTTCCTAAATTGATGTTCACTCGCAAGCATTAAGGCTGTCTCACACTTATTTCGAGCCCACCCCTTCTCCTTAATTTTCTGTTTATGCGCGTTCTTAATCATTGACTTGCCAGCTTCAGAAGCTTTCCCTAGAACCATATTTCAATCAATTTGCAGCCTAAGAGTCGTCAGCGTGATCGACCCGTGATCAAAGTAGAATACTCATCTTTAGATTATGCCATCCTATGTACAGCTTGAGAAAACAAGGGTTTAACGACTCAAAACTATCAAGCCTGAACCTTGACTGCATAGCAACCTTTCGGTTGACATGAAAGGCCATCGATTCAGTTATCTGTTCAGACAAGTAAATCAACGGCAAAACTAATGATTAGTCAGATTGTACAACAGAACAACGGTGTTTCCTCACGAGAAAGGGTTAGTCAGCCCCTGACTATCGAGAAATTCTTGATCGAAATCAAGAAAATTCCCTCTCACCTGTTAACCCTGGAAACATTCAAAGACCTGGTGACTCGCTTGCATTTACCGAAGGAATTTTGGGAAGCATTTGTGCTGTTTCTCCCC includes:
- a CDS encoding TIM-barrel protein, yjbN family, with translation MNLPTSIVTSNQVYPLSIAPMMDRTDRHYRYFMRQITRRTLLYTEMVTTAAILHGDQEQLLGFSPEEKPLVLQLGGDNPNHLATCAKIAEDMGYDQVNLNVGCPSDRVQNGNFGACLMAQPELVAKAVEAMQKVVNIPVTIKHRIGIDDQDKYEYMAHFVRIVANAGCQHFIVHARKAWLQGLSPKENRTIPPLRYEEVHRLKQEFPQLFIEINGGFKTLAEVKDQLQFVDAVMIGRAAYDHPYLFATADQEIYGEKTPPLTRQEVIEAMYPYLEYWLQKGVKLNSMTRHFLELFARQPGTKAWKRYISENAHLTHAGVEVLEQALKQLP
- a CDS encoding von Willebrand factor, type A, producing MTILFMNSLSNIAGLSLGIMIFNSLNFMVNTPPSFAILSQQLNRQSSVLKLAQLPQQTMDKQLGNLYVQSETKSQVFPLKQTQVKAKISGNVSQVEVSQTFENPFKEPLEAIYVFPLPDQAAVDQMVIKIGDRTIKSKIETREDAKEIYQRAKAQGRTTALLEQERDNIFTQSVANIQPGEQISVTIRYIDQLKFEGGNYEFVFPMVVGPRYIPGQLINKNQPNTDQVPDADRITSPIIDRETKSPHKIQVDVEIDAGVAIENVRSTSHKIITQQQGNRIFVSLDQSDQIPNKDLILRYQISGENTRASVLTEVDQQGGHFAAYLLPAISYNPNQIIAKDVIFLMDTSGSQEGEPLKKSQELMKRFIQGLNSEDTFNIIDFANTTNTLSETPLENTAANRQKALNYINQLEANGGTELLNGIQTVMKFPSPPTGRLRSIVLLTDGYIGNDQEIIAEVQNKLKPGNRLYAFGVGSSVNLFLLNRLGEIGRGTTQIVRQDEPTETVVETFFKQINNPILTDMEITWQGEGLKPEIYPISLSDLFDNQPLVLFGRKLDRRNGLLKITGITAKGDRYEQTLTVNFPEINNNESGNIAIAKLWGRARIKDLMNQMFSGETKSGVEGVTRTALSYQLLSEYTAFIAVSEEVRVDPNGTRQTVEVPLELPQGVSYDGIFGTPKPAQLPSSAPINFGPTRSASGYNNYGGQRSPEIAPPPPPIWGINPEPTNINAVGNSPVKITVVEVAGISDRTLINDLNRYLQGLNLADQINGKVTFEMIIDQGNVQRAIFDDIDSNLDLDNNIKQAMIIDKIRRSLLTWQPSNPVSGKLKITLELKATKS
- the lpxB gene encoding lipid-A-disaccharide synthase, encoding MLPNQTLIRIFISTGEVSGDLQGSMLIEALFRQAKNQNIPIEIIALGGEKMAAAGAILLGNTTGIGSVGLLESLPYIIPTYLIQQKTKQYLKNHPPDIVILIDYMGPNIGIGNFIKNHFPKLPIFYYIAPQEWVWSLGSKSTEQIIKLTDKILAIFPEEARYFKSKGAQVTWVGHPLLDRMKTAPSREESRIKLGMKPDEIAIALLPASRWQEIKYLMPILLEAAKQIQVKIPGVKFWIPVSLPEYYKTIETAIKNYQLNAVLVSTKAGNCQTLEVISAADLAITKSGTVNLEIALLNVPQVVVYRVSNLTAWLVRRFLNFSVPFISPTNLVQMQAIVPELVQEEVTPENIVREAIELLTNQPKRQKILNHYQQMKQALGEEGVCDRAALEILSSIAGNTGSVNSE
- a CDS encoding RNA-directed DNA polymerase (Reverse transcriptase), whose amino-acid sequence is MDKTATKSQEKAMKRYGNLWPQIIAFENLYAATKKAQRGKRFRPNVLKFNYNLELELAQLKQELTTKTYAPGEYRTFEIVEPKRRMISAAPYRDRVVHHALCAVIYPIFERTFIADSYANRIGFGTHKALKRFTQFARSSRYVLLCDLKKYFPSIDHEILKTVIRRKIKCKETLWLIDLIIDQSNEQIPVIEYFPGDNLLTPLERKRGLPIGNLTSQSFANIYLNPFDHFIKEQLKVSKYVRYVDDFALFSDDPIFLADCRIALEEYLAQFRLKIHPIKSQLFETKHGGNFMGFRVFPHTIRVRTENLRRGRRRLRRLKRDTIQGKIYSSHVMRSLNSWFAHLAHGDTWHLRQQIFASLAWTRE
- a CDS encoding VWA containing CoxE family protein, whose translation is MTTALPLRKLFNLLKKADFPLGIDQYNFAVEALTQSIDDGFDPTNFDKIKYLCQAVWVKSPEEQHRFEDCWQELILSSKNPDKTPPTPLGNGGDGGKQQLVTTPENSVETPPTPLGNGGDGELEEYLTIENQNLQVGTAISVNWQERYYFPVSRQQLRKGWETFKPQRPKTFFKEIDIPATVEQITKDGFFIKPVFAPTQTLEIPPKVLLLIDQKGSMAPFHPLCRHWVNLWSDATVYYFHNCPTDSLYLDPQLRKGEDIEILSQFSPNNTVALIISDAGAAKQRSVPDRWDETVEFLNFLTDTVSRVAWLNPLPRHRWLDTTAEDIAKIYPKQVPMFALTPAEYQKMLCWLRWGDSFSPLTKGTNSNSPLNKGGWGVLPQKLPKTLTPPLPMEVGGVLLTGTSTPPVELIALPNNTVIPI